ggaaaatgttggcgcgactggccctcgcacgcctccgatgcagaaagtagtccgtgccgtgtcgcgtgcatgcattcttacggcgggagaacgctcgaacagttccgacaaccggtgaaGTGAACAGATtaacggttggtacggtctcggcggtttccagagaatagaacgaagtaatcggaagaagggacttcgcacttgcagcctgtcttgtgtatgactgcgctcgcctgctcggtgagggccaacgttactagaacaaactcagtttcaaagctccgtatctccgccagcggaggagggtggtccgaacggcggtcgcgagaactagcggcgctgcagttccgtcttgcgccactatcggcgcgtcgtctgctgccacggctgcggtccgccgcgcagccgctcgcggcaactgcgcggcaactttcttattgtactagttagatggatacttaggtggatatgcataaggtcgtctgcatgcattggcccgcgtgcgttgtttattgattggctaagaatcgatgttcggtttatattgccacgcccacttcttgttttattttgatgtacagtaatacctcgttaactcgaactcgcatatctcgaaaaatcggctaagtcgaagttttccgcggtaccgaacaatttcccataggtgcaatgtatttattgccctttatctcgaagtatttccgtgcccactttcggttatctcgaaatctcgactgatAATGGAACCgaaacttcgccgccgaaccgtttcacaaaacactataaaatgtcatacgtttcacaaggttcgcgcgaggctgccgcgtttacgacgaagtggacactgttcccgaaagtaaagtcggaacctagcggcataccaactttgtcgagcaacACTGTCttgtcatgtgacgctatagacgtgcacataagcaggccctgcaaaatagctcgggtcgtacacgttttgtttaccgtcagagatgcgatttcagcattttatttacgcaaggcacgtcgcgcggattttttcgtcggccgtgcgatgtggtgaggataacgccaccaaagcaaagcaagtcactgatgctgcaaagaaaggtaaccctaatcaaagaaacggattcgaggctcgaagtttccggacgtcaaaacggcgctgaatgtgtggcatcgtgcgagaggagccccttccagtcacatcgacagataaggccgattctctggactagcggtgggctaaactgacctagcctgcaacatcggctggtttgaccattttcttaagccaaacaacgtggcgtcacgcacagtgatcgcggcagcgtcgacgcagctactcgaggggtgacgacatccgccgaaacaagaaacatgcttcgcttgatgcgaaataaatttgagtgcagcggcgcggatgatcggcacatgcgatgtgttaagcaactcgaggaagctttgctaggtgcaagtgttactgagaggcagaccagccttagtcggtctctctgcactaaataaaaaaggcagtgccgaaaaacacagctggttaatagcgctcgtatgtcattgtttttcttcaaaacctttacaaagagccagtttggcgctcctgttaagaaactggtcagtagggataacgtttctagatagaactgaacttctcaatggaatttgcccaactttgcttatctcgaaaatctgcttatctcgaaattttttctggttttactacttcgagttaacgaggtattactgtactaCACTTCAACCCTCATGTTGGAACAAGCTATGCATAATCTATAATGCATAAGGATGCCCTAATAATTAGACAGCCATTGCAAACTGCATAATCTGACGGAGGATATCTGCAAACACATCTAGTGTTTTACACCAGGTAGTGCAAACTTAGCCTAGGCATTTATCATCTGCTTGCCTGCAGTCACCAATCCATGAAAACATGACTAAGTCACTCACTTAGTCATGACACCGGCAGCCAGTCCGAAGGGACTGTTGTTGGCTCGCCGCAGAGCTTCCTCCTCGGTGTCAAATGCAGAGACGCTCACCACTGCaccaaacacttcctcttgcatgACCTTCATGCTGTCGGTGCAGTCAGCCAGCACGCACGGGCTGAGGTAGAATCCCCCCGAGAGTTCTGGGTTGGCAGGAGTCACCCGCTCCCCTCCACACAGCACACGTGCTCCCTTTTTTCGCATTATGAgggcaggaagaaaaagaatgcaAACAGCGTTATGTCACAGCACACTGACAAATTTTTTAATGTGCAAAATAACGTGCCCGGACATTTAAATGCTTCTATGAGGAACATACTAGACAAACACGAAGAGTGCACTGTGCATTCTGCATTTAGTACTTAACTGGAACAAGTGGTTCTGCATTCACTTGCTAGAGAGATGGTGCGACTGTACCTCCTTTTTAGCACCGTCGATGTAGGACAAAACTCGTGCCGCATGCTCGGCACTGATGGTGGCGCCGACTGTGGTATCTGGGTCGGCGGGGTCACCAATCTTGAGCTTCTTGGTAGCCTTCACCAGGTGATCCAGAAACTCTTCTACCATTGGTTTTTCTACGAAGACTCGGGTGCAATTGCTGCAAACCTGCAGGTTGAGGAAGTGCGTGCACAACAAATGTTAACGGATGCTAGTTAAAAATCTGTCAAGGGACACAGTGCAAGAAAATGAAATCCTGAAAGTCTGGGAGcacagcagagaaaaaaaaaaacgcaaacgaAGAAGGATTACACAGGACTGCGGCCGTCATGTGTACTTGTTCCTTGTTCGTCATTGTTTTTTTGTGATGCCCTCACAaacttaaaagggccctgcaacacttttccaagtaaccatcgaatggtttTATTAAAGcagtttattgcttcacgaattgATCGgtgcaaaaagttttagaatccgtcaagtatgagaGGCGTTACCGAGATTTGTCGCACGGTGTactaattgctttctctcttctctcgacccgacgagcgcgctggaagctaagcagggagggatggcacgggggaaagaagtcacgTGACGCACGTGTAACTTCTTTTAAAAgggaccttgagcactttttctttttttttttcttcgaacacatGGCTCATTTTCAGTGTGGTCGTGAGTGCGTGTGTCGGCACACGATGGCCTCCCGCGGCTGCCATGGTAACTAttcagctcatgatgctcaaatcagccaatggccgtgagaTTGGTATATGGCACAGTCATTTgaatatatggcatcatttgtcgagagaagaagaaacgatttctagctgactttgagaattaattgtaaattttaGGCCGCGTGCTGTGCAATAATGCTTGGCTCACGTGGTctcggaagcctcgactaccaatgggcagcgttttctgaccatgttgaaaaagtgttgcagggcgacTTTAAAGAATAAACCTACTAGCCTAAACGAAGGTTTTATTGAAATTCTGAAGTGCTGAGCAGATCGAAATGAAACTTGAAGGGCCATTGCCGGTTTTCCAAGTCAATACATTATGAGCCTCTTGGCAACATTTCATCACTCCGTGCCAATTTTCTTTTAAAAGTGGCGGTTTGTGCAAGCATTCGGTTGTTACAAATGCCTAGAAAAACTAGCACTTAGAAATGAGAAAATGGCCTTAAAAAGCAGTGAACGTACGAAAGGAGGGGAATCTAAAGGctcgtttattattttttagacACAATCTTAATGAGAACCACCTGTCAATCAAGCAAAAGAagtatataggggatgttatttgtagtagtaattgtgatataagtgcgaagaaattaaagtgggtggaaaaacaacttgccgccagcagggactgaacctgcaaccttccagTAAGCTTAAAATTAAGATTTTGAGACATTGTTAAAGGGACGTTTTTCATTTCCTTGGTaagcagtgttaacgctctccacacaccggagtcggacaACACGTATAAGATActttactttgattttaaggtTTTGTTGCTGAGCACTGGTAAGGCAGCCCCATCGCAATGAACATATTCTGACAAGTCagcacagttccactgagtttgtgtcctgcatgcagcctaaattgcAGAAATCAATTTCGGGGTTGCTGGATGACAAATCACTCATCGTtatttacgtgcaccacgagcagattacagatctgccgctagtatgtcgcgagttgctgtctgcccgtgacgtcgCACTGCGATGACACGTCCCTAAGAAGCCACCCCATCGATATTGAAaccgaaggtttttttttttaaggtagcagcATTAAAAATATATCCTATGAATTCCCAGGCACCgcaatactctttttagggttctcgacacctaTGTATTTATTCAAAGCGAGAATCCAAAAATATTTCAAATTcatgtcagcactcctttaaaaaaaagcaagcaatacATACCTCCCCTTGGGTGAGGAAGTTTCCCAGCAATGTTGCCTTCACAGCTTCAGCAGGAGAAGCATCAGCAAAGACAATGAGCGGGGACTTGCCCCCAAGCTCGAGGGTGCAGCGCTTCATGGAGTCGGCACAGCGGCGCATGATGGCTTGTCCAGTAGGTATGCTACCCGTGAAACTCACTTTGGCCACATCTGGATGATCGCACAACAGCTCGCCTGTCTTACCCTCGCCCTGCAACAAGCAATTCAGTACATCATCAACATGCATACAGTAAAAAATCGTGTTCTGTAACATTCACCAATGTTAGAATGTCATACGAAGATAATCGTTGTAAAAGCACCGCTTACACCTTGAAATATTATAACCAGACACAACTTTAACTGACAAGTTCATTTCCTCTTCGTGCTCAGAATACTAGATTCATGGAGCTGGCTTTGCACAAATAAATGCTGCGTTCAGTCGTTCATTGTCCACTGACATGATACCATGTCGATCTTGAACTTGTTTCCCAGTTCACTGATCCACCATGGGTAAAGGCTAAGTGACAGCTTTTTTTAAAGGAACACTCAGGAACATCATTAAAATAATTTGGACTGGCAATCTATTTTTACAAGACTCTTCATAAGTTTTGACAGCACAACGCTGACAACTCGTAGAGAAACTGAACATCAAGCCTCTGTTTTTCAAAGCGTCACTCCAAAACCGTTGTGCTGGAACATCTGTGAGACGTCATCTACTTCAAagcagttcctaatgcttgggccaCTGCATGTAATGGCAAAGCTTATCAAAACTTGTTAGGCTGAGCTTTTCATTTCTTCATAATGCTTTAGCATTCATCTTCAGTGTCTCCCTTTACTGACATGAAAATTCCCTGTACAGGAGACAACATTGTCAAAGTAAGCAATGTTAAGGTGAGCAGGTACGGCAACTTCGAGGCAGTACTTCCGCACATCCTATGCCGctccacggccgggctagactgcacgcgcgcgctcgcttcttacggccttcgcatcgggtgtagtacatgcctctcgccgctgctttgaggggggcgctgcgaccctgaccctcctccgccgctccgtgcagcgcgcgcaacgccggcacatgagttcgggcgcgcttcttcactcaccgcgcgttgaaaaacaagttgcttaatcgttgaagacgc
Above is a window of Rhipicephalus sanguineus isolate Rsan-2018 chromosome 3, BIME_Rsan_1.4, whole genome shotgun sequence DNA encoding:
- the LOC119387793 gene encoding 4-trimethylaminobutyraldehyde dehydrogenase A-like translates to MFAKTMRCGKRSLYVEPHNFIAGKKVATKDPIGEIKVLQPATGKVLCHVSCSGPKDVDKAVSAAKQAFDRWSALSHGERGKFLTAIAKKVRERQQEIAEVEMTDTGKPIWEALVDIDGCADVLEYYGGIAASIKGQQFDLPGGSFAMVRREPLGVVAAIGAWNYPFQVMSWKMAPALVCGNTFVFKPSPLTPLSAILLAEICRDVGLPDSVVNIVQGEGKTGELLCDHPDVAKVSFTGSIPTGQAIMRRCADSMKRCTLELGGKSPLIVFADASPAEAVKATLLGNFLTQGEVCSNCTRVFVEKPMVEEFLDHLVKATKKLKIGDPADPDTTVGATISAEHAARVLSYIDGAKKEGARVLCGGERVTPANPELSGGFYLSPCVLADCTDSMKVMQEEVFGAVVSVSAFDTEEEALRRANNSPFGLAAGVMTK